The following proteins are encoded in a genomic region of Desulfosporosinus youngiae DSM 17734:
- the dsrB gene encoding dissimilatory-type sulfite reductase subunit beta, with protein sequence MAILDQGPPHYKKMLPPIVQENYGQWKYHEIPRPGVLKHVAESGAALYSVRVGTPRLVSIDFIRDVCVIADEYCDGFLRWTTRNNIEFLVSDEAKLNPLLAKLEAEGLSVGGTGHSVSNIVHTQGWVHCHTPATDASGVVKAVMDDLYEYFNTMKLPAKLKMGLACCLNMCGAAHCSDIAIVGVHRTPPRINHDVIRKGTEIPSLVASCPTGAIRPDPKNKSVIVNEDKCMYCGNCYTMSPAMEIYDPKNDGIAILIGGKTSNARTAPSFSRMVIPFLPNTAPRWPETTEAIRKIVELWIANARQGERVGEWVERIGWEKFFAMAELPFSEMLIDDYIFSRETFRTSAQFKF encoded by the coding sequence ATGGCAATTTTAGATCAAGGACCTCCGCATTATAAAAAGATGCTTCCTCCGATTGTACAAGAAAACTATGGACAGTGGAAATATCACGAAATTCCTCGTCCAGGCGTCCTAAAACATGTTGCAGAAAGCGGCGCCGCCCTGTATAGTGTACGTGTAGGTACTCCTCGTCTGGTCAGTATTGATTTCATCCGTGATGTTTGCGTTATCGCTGACGAATATTGCGATGGATTCCTTCGCTGGACGACCCGTAACAACATCGAGTTTTTAGTTTCTGACGAGGCTAAACTTAATCCTTTGCTCGCTAAATTAGAAGCTGAAGGACTATCTGTTGGTGGAACAGGTCATTCCGTAAGCAATATCGTACACACACAAGGATGGGTACACTGTCATACTCCTGCTACAGATGCTTCAGGTGTTGTAAAAGCAGTTATGGATGACTTGTATGAATACTTCAATACTATGAAGCTTCCTGCAAAATTAAAAATGGGCTTAGCCTGCTGCTTGAATATGTGCGGTGCTGCACACTGCAGTGATATCGCAATTGTAGGTGTTCATAGAACTCCTCCTCGTATCAACCACGATGTAATTCGTAAAGGTACTGAGATTCCAAGTCTTGTAGCTAGCTGCCCGACAGGAGCTATTCGTCCAGATCCGAAGAACAAGAGCGTTATCGTTAATGAAGATAAGTGCATGTATTGCGGTAACTGCTACACAATGTCTCCTGCTATGGAAATTTATGATCCTAAGAATGACGGTATTGCGATCCTTATTGGCGGTAAAACCTCCAATGCCCGGACCGCACCTAGTTTCTCACGTATGGTCATTCCATTCCTTCCCAATACCGCTCCTCGTTGGCCTGAGACGACCGAAGCAATTCGCAAAATTGTTGAACTCTGGATTGCTAATGCTCGTCAAGGAGAGCGTGTGGGTGAGTGGGTTGAACGGATTGGCTGGGAGAAATTCTTCGCCATGGCTGAGCTTCCATTCTCAGAAATGTTGATTGACGATTATATCTTCTCCAGAGAGACTTTCCGTACTTCAGCACAATTCAAGTTCTAA
- a CDS encoding LysR family transcriptional regulator, with product MEQHLLVFKEVAETRNITLAAKKLHMSQPSISLQIQNLENQYGARFFDRTNKGVTLTKEGKIFYAHVRSVLDILSNAKEQISALAKDQRGLIYLGATLTIGEYILPNILAFLFKTHPDVDFKVKIANTESISQDVLEKKLHIGLIEGPVPQHKDLNVENFWEDELVVVISNLHPWASRKSITLAELPNERLVTREDGSGTRKVMEMALLERGLDPDQLNVSMELGSTQAIKQLVSAGLGITIISSLTVSREGDQKLFKTLKIQDAPIYRPLSILTNARTTQTKDERILINLLHDHRLLSDVLSRDYNEILDLE from the coding sequence ATGGAACAACACCTTCTTGTCTTTAAAGAGGTGGCAGAAACCAGAAACATTACGTTAGCAGCTAAAAAGCTCCACATGAGTCAACCCAGCATAAGTTTACAGATTCAGAATTTAGAGAACCAATATGGTGCACGCTTTTTTGACCGTACTAATAAAGGTGTTACTTTAACAAAAGAAGGCAAAATTTTTTATGCTCATGTTCGTAGTGTATTGGATATTCTATCAAATGCAAAAGAGCAGATAAGTGCCTTGGCAAAGGATCAAAGAGGGCTGATTTACCTTGGTGCAACTCTAACAATTGGAGAATATATCCTTCCCAATATTCTGGCATTCTTGTTTAAGACCCACCCTGACGTTGACTTTAAAGTTAAAATCGCCAACACAGAATCAATTTCTCAAGATGTCCTTGAGAAAAAATTGCATATTGGCTTAATTGAAGGACCTGTCCCTCAGCATAAGGATTTAAATGTTGAAAACTTTTGGGAAGATGAGTTAGTCGTAGTAATCTCTAATTTACACCCTTGGGCATCAAGGAAGAGCATTACCCTGGCTGAGCTTCCAAATGAGCGTCTTGTGACCCGAGAGGATGGTTCAGGGACACGTAAGGTCATGGAGATGGCCCTTTTAGAGAGGGGACTTGATCCGGATCAATTAAATGTGTCTATGGAACTCGGTAGTACTCAGGCAATTAAACAGTTGGTCTCGGCAGGACTGGGAATTACGATTATTTCTTCATTGACAGTCAGTCGGGAAGGGGATCAAAAATTATTTAAAACGTTAAAAATTCAAGATGCACCGATTTATCGTCCCCTTAGTATACTTACAAATGCTCGAACGACTCAAACGAAAGATGAACGAATATTAATCAACTTACTCCATGATCATAGGTTGTTATCTGATGTACTAAGCAGAGACTATAACGAAATTTTGGATCTGGAGTAG
- a CDS encoding cobyrinate a,c-diamide synthase: MLSLSQNEQNIKNVPRLVIGAPQGRSGKTTFTLGLLRAFARQGMAVQPFKKGPDYIDTSWHTAAAGNTCRNLDSFFMKKSEICSSVFDQSTDKKITIIEGAMGLYDGLDLQGSSSTAEIAKITRTPVLFVVDATRKTRSIAAMVMGYQHFDPGIQIVGVVLNKVARARHEKMAREAIEEFCKIPVVGAIPKDANLCIPDRHLGLITNGEVDEIDKLLDYFADVISKHVDLNKILTLAQSAPQLPRYSESIIPDTVEYSLKNRGSKPKIGIIQDAAFSFYYPENIEVLKALGAEVVPISALLDQQLPGDLDGLYIGGGFPEVFAAELEDNVSLRTDIRLAGEKGLPIYAECGGLMYLGRSIQTTSQSYEMVGLLPLDTKMESKPQGHGYTIMEANADQLWFDEKTEIKGHEFHNSRVINLAPYAKFGLKVKRGYGIDGQHDGICYKNVFAAYNHIHALGCPEWAEGMIKLAAAYSQSKWTQIEKMSG; the protein is encoded by the coding sequence ATGTTATCATTATCACAAAATGAACAGAATATCAAAAATGTCCCTCGCTTAGTAATTGGAGCACCTCAGGGGCGAAGCGGGAAAACAACCTTTACCTTGGGATTACTCAGAGCTTTTGCACGGCAAGGGATGGCTGTACAACCTTTTAAAAAGGGACCTGACTATATTGATACTAGTTGGCATACTGCCGCTGCAGGTAACACTTGCCGAAATCTGGATTCGTTTTTTATGAAAAAAAGTGAAATATGCAGTTCCGTATTCGATCAATCCACAGATAAGAAGATTACGATTATTGAAGGTGCCATGGGACTTTATGATGGCTTGGATTTGCAAGGCAGCAGCTCTACTGCTGAAATAGCCAAGATAACTCGTACGCCGGTTTTATTTGTAGTAGACGCTACCCGAAAGACCAGGAGTATTGCAGCGATGGTGATGGGATATCAGCACTTTGATCCTGGTATCCAAATAGTTGGCGTTGTCCTTAATAAAGTGGCGCGAGCTCGACATGAGAAAATGGCTAGAGAAGCCATAGAAGAGTTTTGCAAAATTCCTGTAGTTGGAGCGATTCCCAAAGATGCTAACCTATGTATACCTGATCGTCATCTCGGACTTATTACTAATGGTGAAGTTGATGAAATAGATAAGTTGTTAGACTATTTTGCCGATGTTATCAGTAAACATGTCGACTTAAATAAAATCTTAACCTTAGCTCAGAGTGCGCCACAACTCCCAAGATATTCGGAATCTATTATTCCTGATACAGTTGAATACTCCTTGAAAAATAGAGGCTCGAAGCCTAAAATCGGAATTATTCAAGATGCTGCTTTTAGTTTTTATTATCCGGAAAACATTGAGGTATTAAAAGCCTTAGGAGCTGAGGTAGTTCCTATTAGTGCTCTTTTAGATCAGCAGCTCCCGGGTGATCTTGACGGTCTTTACATTGGCGGAGGTTTCCCCGAAGTCTTTGCCGCTGAACTTGAGGATAATGTATCGTTGAGAACAGATATTAGACTAGCTGGAGAAAAAGGACTGCCGATTTATGCTGAGTGTGGCGGGCTCATGTATCTTGGCCGCTCAATTCAGACGACCTCGCAAAGCTATGAGATGGTCGGCTTACTTCCACTCGATACTAAAATGGAAAGCAAACCTCAAGGCCATGGCTATACAATTATGGAAGCGAATGCTGATCAACTTTGGTTTGACGAAAAGACAGAAATAAAGGGTCACGAATTTCATAATTCCCGTGTTATTAACTTAGCGCCTTATGCAAAGTTTGGCTTGAAAGTTAAGCGGGGTTATGGGATTGATGGCCAGCATGATGGAATATGTTATAAGAATGTATTCGCCGCTTATAATCATATTCATGCTCTAGGCTGCCCGGAATGGGCTGAAGGTATGATTAAATTAGCTGCTGCTTACAGTCAATCGAAATGGACACAGATAGAGAAGATGTCAGGTTAA
- a CDS encoding ATP-binding protein yields MFIVSIDEDLCSGCDSCTEGCPAHLLGFSEDKAHVTGDESECMGCESCTSVCPTGAISITEM; encoded by the coding sequence GTGTTTATTGTATCAATCGATGAAGATCTGTGCTCAGGATGTGACTCTTGTACAGAAGGATGCCCAGCTCACCTGCTTGGCTTTAGTGAGGACAAGGCTCATGTAACTGGTGATGAATCAGAGTGCATGGGCTGTGAGAGTTGTACATCAGTTTGTCCGACTGGTGCTATCAGCATTACTGAAATGTAA
- a CDS encoding nitrilase-related carbon-nitrogen hydrolase: MEKDCRIGLVQMESIVGETERNLQTITHLAEIAQKQEISILCFPECALDGYSPHDASEIGNTIDNKWINQLSECSGDLGITLLVGMVEQSTRPYKPYISQVILSPGEVPKVYRKVHLGRSELDYFTPGDSFPIFSAHGTSFAVGICWDWHFPETAAIYSLKGAEILFAPHASPKVAGDRRQIWLRYLGARAYDNSVYLGACNLIGSNGKSKEFSGGALVIGPKGDLFDQARMSNDGILAADLSAERINHIRRPERSSMRDSFFLADRRKELYRELLELEIPEK, translated from the coding sequence ATGGAAAAGGATTGCCGGATCGGACTCGTTCAGATGGAATCGATCGTAGGGGAGACTGAACGGAATCTGCAGACCATTACTCATTTGGCGGAGATTGCACAAAAACAAGAAATCTCAATTTTGTGTTTTCCGGAATGTGCTTTAGATGGGTATTCCCCCCATGATGCTTCTGAAATCGGCAATACTATCGATAATAAATGGATTAATCAGTTGAGTGAGTGCTCTGGAGATCTTGGGATAACCCTCTTAGTTGGTATGGTTGAACAAAGCACAAGACCTTATAAGCCTTACATTTCTCAGGTTATCTTATCTCCGGGAGAAGTGCCTAAGGTTTATCGTAAAGTTCACTTGGGGCGAAGCGAATTAGATTATTTTACGCCCGGAGATAGTTTTCCTATTTTCTCAGCCCATGGGACTTCATTCGCAGTAGGAATCTGTTGGGATTGGCATTTTCCTGAAACTGCTGCTATCTATTCGCTTAAAGGCGCCGAGATCTTATTTGCGCCTCATGCTTCTCCTAAAGTGGCCGGTGATCGAAGGCAAATATGGCTGCGTTATCTTGGGGCCCGGGCCTATGATAATTCGGTTTATCTTGGAGCGTGCAATTTGATCGGCAGTAATGGTAAGTCTAAAGAATTTAGTGGGGGCGCGTTAGTCATAGGACCAAAGGGAGACCTGTTTGATCAGGCGCGAATGAGTAATGACGGTATTCTGGCCGCTGATCTTTCGGCAGAACGGATTAATCATATACGCCGGCCTGAGCGTTCCTCGATGCGAGATAGTTTCTTTTTGGCGGACCGGCGTAAGGAACTATATCGTGAATTACTGGAATTAGAGATTCCTGAAAAATAA
- the dsrA gene encoding dissimilatory-type sulfite reductase subunit alpha encodes MTEKKTPLLDELEKGKWPSFVTEIKRAAVKSEAAGELLQVLERSYVERRGHWKHGGIVGVRGYGGGVIGRYVDEPQTYPNVAEFHTIRLLQPSGWFYNTQALRTVCDIWEKHGSGLTNMHGSTGDIILLGCKTEHIQPIFDEFSEAGFDLGGSGSCLRTPNCCVGPGRCEHACYDTLEACYNVTNEFMDELHRPMWPYKSKIKFSGCANDCTSSIARSDCSVIGTWRDTIRIDQDAVKEYVANKYDVQGLVCDKCPTKCLTFNAETQELSVVGEDCTRCMHCINMMPKAIQPGKEKGATILIGGKSTIVQSAFMSWVIVPFMKMEAEDDFEEFKDLMRRIWEWWDEHGKSRERIGETIYRLGMTKFLKGIDVPPVPQMVFRPRANPYVFWNQDDLDRSGTALDGSKL; translated from the coding sequence ATGACAGAAAAGAAAACGCCACTACTGGACGAGCTGGAAAAAGGTAAATGGCCCAGTTTTGTGACGGAAATTAAGCGTGCTGCAGTGAAGAGTGAAGCTGCAGGCGAATTGCTCCAAGTCTTGGAAAGATCCTATGTAGAGCGCAGAGGACATTGGAAGCATGGTGGAATTGTTGGGGTTAGAGGTTACGGCGGCGGCGTAATCGGCCGTTATGTAGATGAGCCTCAAACTTACCCGAATGTTGCTGAGTTCCATACGATCCGTTTACTTCAACCATCTGGATGGTTCTACAATACTCAAGCACTTCGTACCGTATGTGATATTTGGGAGAAACATGGAAGTGGTTTGACCAATATGCATGGTTCCACAGGGGATATCATTCTCTTAGGATGTAAAACAGAGCATATTCAACCTATTTTCGATGAGTTTAGTGAAGCTGGATTTGACCTCGGCGGTTCAGGTTCCTGCCTAAGAACTCCTAACTGCTGCGTCGGACCAGGACGTTGCGAACATGCTTGCTATGACACTCTCGAAGCATGTTATAATGTTACGAACGAATTCATGGATGAGCTTCATCGTCCTATGTGGCCATATAAGAGCAAAATTAAGTTCTCTGGTTGTGCAAACGACTGTACTTCTTCTATTGCTCGCTCCGACTGCTCCGTAATCGGTACTTGGCGTGATACCATCAGAATTGACCAAGATGCTGTTAAAGAGTATGTTGCAAATAAATACGATGTTCAAGGACTGGTTTGTGACAAATGCCCGACAAAATGTCTCACATTCAATGCTGAGACACAGGAGCTCAGTGTAGTAGGCGAGGATTGCACACGCTGCATGCATTGTATTAATATGATGCCTAAAGCAATTCAACCAGGAAAAGAAAAGGGCGCTACTATTTTAATCGGTGGTAAATCCACAATTGTTCAGTCTGCTTTCATGTCTTGGGTTATTGTTCCATTCATGAAAATGGAAGCTGAAGACGATTTTGAAGAGTTTAAAGACCTCATGCGTCGTATTTGGGAGTGGTGGGATGAGCATGGTAAGTCCCGCGAGCGTATTGGTGAAACAATTTATCGCTTAGGAATGACAAAATTCCTCAAAGGTATTGACGTTCCTCCTGTACCGCAAATGGTCTTCCGCCCACGTGCTAACCCGTATGTATTCTGGAATCAAGATGATCTTGACAGAAGCGGAACCGCACTTGACGGATCGAAGCTCTAA